The DNA segment TGGGTCAAGTGCTGATGCCACCTGCAGGCTCATGTACATGTATTCTGCTGGCACTGTTGAGCTACTTCTGGGGCAGCCGTTCCCTCCGACAGAGGATCCATACTTGGCTGGTCGTGCTGTGGGCAATCAGGTTGGTAGCTGCAGTGGGCACATGGCCTGCTGTTATTGTTTGACTAAATAATAAGCAGCCTCACTCTCATTGCTCCATCAAGGACAAAGTGACAGAGGGCAAAGCCAGTGTGCCCTTCGAGAAAAGCCTTGCAAAGTACATTTGTTTGCAGGCTTGGTCTTTACCTCTTCACTCGCAAGCTATGGCACAGCCAAGATTCACAGGAGACCGCACCCCCACGTCGACGGAAATTCTTTCTCTTATGGACGCTGCAAGGCAAGTCTTGCTTTTTAAGCATATTATTCCTTCTAGCAAGATTGAGAATTTTGTGTTATGTGACACAGTATTGTGACACACAACTATGTGACCACCAGCTATAAGGCTGGTGGCCACATAGCTGGCACATTCTCTATTTTTTGTAGCCTACTTCATATGTTCCACTTGCAGTTAAAAATGGAGGGAGGGTGGCATTCATTGCAGCTCTGGACACACTATGAGCATCCTGTTGCAGAAACAGCTAACATACACCTTTGTGATAAGAGTTCGCAGTGGCAAATATAATCAAAATGTTCATTATCAAGCGATTCAATTTATGGTGTCAATGAGTACCGCAAGTCTTTTGTAGGCATGATTCTGGGACACTAGGTGAAGCAAAGTGCACCTATGTCTTTTGCCTGTACCTCTGATTTGAGAACAGCAACTCCTTGGTGAGAACACGCATTTTGCAAACAACTTAAATGCAATCATTTAGCTTCCCCACATTGCATTTTGTGCATGCCATAGACTGGAACACCTTGCTGACCTAAACCATACATTGCACAATCAGACATGTAAGTAAGCACAATGAAGCAAATATTGGGGGCAAAACAGAAAACTGTGCAAGGGGAAAAAATCCTAGAGCAGCAAAAGCACCCTATAATGAAGGCTCCCTCACCAGGATTAGGCATTGCAAACAGACAAGTGCGGTGCATAGAACATGCGAtgacaatcgtgtctgcaaagtattacaatGATTTATGCCATGAAAGCAGCTGAAAATTCAAACACACGTGTGTGCTCTTGGAGGGGCCATTTGCCATGCCAGCTTAATGACACTCACATATTGTGCTTTCACATCACTCACATAGTGCCTGCAAAGAGCAAATAGCCAGTAGCAGTGCAATCAACTTGGGAGTTTCCGTGAAAAGCAGAGTGCCTAGAACCACCTCTGGAAATGCATTTCACATCaagaagggagaaaaaaagaaattggatgCATGGATGCAGGCGTCATGACAAAAGAGCCATGTATTCAGATTTGTATTTCAATAGGAACTTGCATTGCATACATATTAATCAATAGGTAATCTGATAGTAACTGCCAACAGACTAATAGAAATATGTATTAAGCTCACCCCCAGTTAGGACTATTAGTGGTAAAACTAAGTTGTAGTAACTGACTGTAAGGTGATCTATACTTGTGTGGGAATTTATATTGGAACTAAATGCCAAGTGGTTTTGACGAGGCTCTATGTATCTCAGTTAGCCTAAATAGGCCCCATTTGGAATTCACTGGATGAATAATGCCATGAAACAACCAAATTGTTAATATATAATAATAGCATAATTATAATTTGAGCCCTCAAGCAATAAATATTTGTAGTTTGGTATATTTAGTGATAGTGGAAGGTGGGAAGCGGGAAGCGGGTGTCACCATCAGGCACTGGTTGAGGCAACAGGAGAGCGCATCTGCTGCAGCAAGGGGCAGCTTGCCTCCTGGCACCATTGCTTTACCAACATTTCATTGCTTCTATCTTGGCTACTGCTAAACCCCTGCAGTAGAATGCTCTTTGGGCTGCTTTTTACAACTTATGGTGTGTGACAAAAATTGACAATTGGGCCTGGTGAGGGCCCAATGAAGTTATTGAAAGCATGGTTCAATGTAGTGCTGAGCAGCAAATTGGATCTGGGCAGTGCTGTGGCCACTGGCTGTGCTTTCAGCAGTTCGTGAATAGATTGTAAGATTGTGCTTATATGGACTGGCTGATACGTGGCTTTTTAAACAAAAACAGCGTGAGAATGAGACATAAGAGAGGACAAAAAGTGCTTCGCTGTGCCTTGTTCTTGCCCGCTTTGTCCTGCCTTCACgctgctttcttatttttttctctctctctctctctatccttaTCAAATGCATTTCACCGGTGGCACTTGTGCAGCACTGCACACCTTGGTGACTCTCTTCCCCACACTTCTCCTGAACACGAGCATGTGGGCCGACTTGCCACTGGGAGTACGTGACCTCGCTGGCTGGCTGCTGTGGCTGGTGGGTTTCGTGCTGGAGGCAGTGGCTGACCACCAGAAGGCCACCTTCCAAGCAGACCCCAAGAACCAGGTACCCCTCCTCCTCTGTCTTTAACTGGGCACAATGTACTACAGTGGCCAAAAGTTTCTCAAATACCACGAACAGAAAAATGCATTGCAAATGTCGCATGGCATGCCACAATATCAGTTCATCCAACAGAGAAATAAAAGGAATCACTAGCTTTGTCCTGTCCAATGTCCAATGAatgctgttaagaggaagctttagctcgggcccaactccgacgcggcctattcaaatacatgtaaaacgcaaaaacgtttttatgaggtagcccctggaccgattttaatgaaatttgttgcatttgaaagagcatgttgaattctagtgactgttggaagcggaatttctatttagggcttgaattttcttaaaacgattttcaaatatttgaccgtttgaaaaaaatagaagcacaatttttaaaaattgatagctctgtatcaaaaacagatatcccggttctgtgaacggcatccattagatcattgaaagcggacaaattcgatatgtcattttacttcttacgtgaatttgttacgttgtttacaagggttctgcaaaagctgtatttccatgttactaaattttttgagattcatgtgtaatatatcaattttgtccgctttggatgtactattagatgcatttcacagaattgtattatcgtttttcttttaggagttacggagttgtaaacttgacagtttggtttttttgaaaatttcgaaTTTTCcctagtttttaataaaagattgacgacctaactcaaaaattcgaaaccaacagtcactagactttaagtttttcttttaaatgcaacaaacctcgtcaaaattggtgcagtggttgccgagaaaaacgaattctctttttatatgtatttagataggagcacccgagctaaagcttcctcttaaagcattCTGTTTGCTTTTTCAAATAATTATAATTTGCCTGCAAAATTTGTTCACTGGAGACTTCTACTACAAGATGCAAAATTTTAAAGTGTTTTCTTACACGGTGTCACAGGACTTAAACTAAGAGTGAGAATAAATCTGTACAATGTCATTATCAGTGGCGTTACCCAGAAAAACTTCATGCACTCACCAGCCGCAACAGAGCAAAATGCATAGCAAGTGAACCACTAAATGTCTGCTTTCAACAACTCCAGTTGTGCACGCTACTTGCCGACTTAAATTGCTGGGAGGCAATATGAAGTGTCTAAAAGTCTTTGGGGCAGAAGCGCTCGACACGGTGGCACCTGGCATTGGTGTGCTGCCCCCTGGAAGCTACCCTGGAAACCCTGTGCACTGCAGCCTGTTGTGCTTAGCCGCAGGAGTGACGGTCAACAAAGGCATTCACCGCAGTGCAAAAACAATTTGCTCAGGGAGGCTTTTGTTCCCTCTCTCCCACTTCAGAGTCTGTGTTTCTCTTTCACCTCTGTAGCGGTTTATTAATGTATTGTGCAACCAAAGCACACCCTTACATTGTATGTGGCACCCTTGGTTGCAGGATCAAACTTCGGCTTTGAAGGTTCCATGTTCGATGCCAGCTGTGGTGCCCTCTTTAGCTCAATATTTTCAAAATATTCAGGCAAAAGCCTCAAGTCACTCACGGGTTGAAAATCCATTGTGCGGCATTATAAAAAACTTGACCGTgtggcgttatggcaccaaaatcgATTGTGCCACCCACGACTAtcggtgggactcgaacccatcacctttggtgggagttgaacccacagCTTTTGGTGTGAATTAAGGCattcaaacccacgacctttggtgggagtcaagcCCTCGACCTTTAGTgagaccaaaattcaatggcaccaaaattgatggagCCGCCATTGATGGTTTTGAATccgcgacctttggtgttcattaaggcaatgttaattaagatagagttaaggcactcaaacccatgacatttggtgggagtcgaactcgtgacctttggtgggaccaaaattgatgctgccaccattgatggttgaacccatgaccattggtggaagtcgaactcacaacctttggtgttaagacacagttaattaaggtagagttaattaaggcactcgaacccacaacctttggtgggaggaaACAAGTTATAGGAGGTAACAACGCATTCATAttagaatgtcaagtaatttaatgaacgtCTCGCGAGTGTGCTGGCTTTCACCTTcatcctctttggcgtatgctaaagtgactctcaactttttaaattttttgccaGAAGATGTGATTATGATCGTTGTCAGAGATCTATTACTGCATTTGTATATGGCCAGGGACTCCCACTTGTTGCAAGCTGCCTTTCCTTccaccatatttttttatttattaagagTATCAAAAGTAATGCGAATCccgcataggggggggggggggtgtaggatCAATGTTATGCAAAGCATTAATAATGACTACACAGATACTTTTTATCGGGGTTGTCCGAATAGCAAAATCTTTAAAGCAAATTTAATGGTACTTCTATATAAAATGAAATATGAATGTTGCGCGGAGTCAGCTTGCTAATAGAAGGGCTTACTTAAATTATTTGATGCATGTATAACACCATTCACAACTGGACATCGAGTCAACAGATAATGTTTTGAATGAAAGACAAGTGAAACATTATCGTACCCGGTGCACCATGACTGTAATCAAACAAAGGAACAGTACATTGCTAAATGTGGGTATAAAGCAGGGTCCTCAAATATGCGGGCCACATTCTCAGGTGCAGCCCACACGCCCCATCAAGTAGCGCACCCCCTCTGTCCCCTCCAACTGTTCTGCTGCCCGACTCGCCCATCTCTCAGTGTTCCTTCTTCTAGCTAGGTAGGTGCAGCAGTTCTCATGccagaaaaataaatatgttgGCAATGGAATAACCAACACAAAAGGACCTTTCAAAGCAATGACAGTACGCTAACAGGATCATGCGTGCCTAAACATGACCATAGTCGGTGTGGGTATGATATGACTTGTCTCCCTCAACATATAATGAGCGGGAAGACGTACAGAAAAATGCACCTACATAGCAGTCAATTTTGCAAACCGTTGTTTCCTTCAATCACATTACACCCATACAGACCCATAGACATGCAGTGTTGACTGCGACCCCCTCTCCCATGTGAC comes from the Dermacentor variabilis isolate Ectoservices chromosome 2, ASM5094787v1, whole genome shotgun sequence genome and includes:
- the LOC142571450 gene encoding uncharacterized protein LOC142571450, with the protein product MRSNILISCVLINIGIQWGFFVVSAVLRTDLLFELVGSCTCILLALLSYFWGSRSLRQRIHTWLVVLWAIRLGLYLFTRKLWHSQDSQETAPPRRRKFFLLWTLQALHTLVTLFPTLLLNTSMWADLPLGVRDLAGWLLWLVGFVLEAVADHQKATFQADPKNQGHFIRTGLWSVSRHPNYFGEILLWLGLYLSASSVFRRTEYLCVLCPITDLLLITRVTGVPRLEHAAFRKWGNDPAYHEYLRSTAVLVPFLW